Sequence from the Canis lupus baileyi chromosome 24, mCanLup2.hap1, whole genome shotgun sequence genome:
AGTGGGCGCCCTCCAGAATCTGCCGCGGGGACCCCCGCTCTCAGCACCCGGGGTTCTGCGTGCAGGCTGGAGGGCCGAGtaggggcgcccccccccccccgcccgggagGCCGCGGCTCCTGGGGCTGGGACCCCGCTGTTCCCCAGAGCGGGGGTGCGGCTGCATCCTGCGCGGGGGCTGCGGCGCTCAGgtgtgggtgggggtgtgggtgggggtgtgggtgggggtgtgggacCTGGCGGGGGCGGCGTCTCCGCCAGCCTCAGATGCCCCAGCAGCAACCGGCCTGGAGCAGGTGCCGCCAACGGGCCATCCGGGTGCGCGCCCCGCGGGCCCCTGGCGGGGTCGGGGTGGTCCCCCGCAGGCCCCGGGCTCCGCGTGAGGCACAGCACGGAGCCCCCAGGCTCCCCGAGGCCTCCGGAGGACCGGCCACTGTTTTATTGTGCTCACAGCCCGAGGCTGGGCCGCGTCGGGCCGCTGGAAAGCTCGGGAAGGCGGCGGGCAACGGTGGCTCGGCGCAGAGGGCCCCTCGCCTTGCGCCTGAAGTGCGGGCGCAGGCCTGGCCCCAAGGCCCTccgccgcggggagggggcgggctgTAAGCGGGGACCCCTCGTGGGGCTGCGCGCCGTGGGGGGCGCCGCTGCCCGGAACCTGCGCCCCTCGCCGGAggccgcggcccgggagcgccCCGCTCCTCTCCGCCCTCGCGCTGCAGGTGCACGCCCGCTGCGGGCCCCGGAGCACCCCCGAACCCCGGGCCCGTCCACGACGGCCTTCAGCGGGCCGGGCCGCGCGCGTCGGGGTCGGGAACGGAGcgggcgcgcggggccgcggggcgcgcgggggcgggagtggggcgggggccggggcacGCGCTTcccgcgccccggggccgccccgcAGAGCTGCCCCGCTCTCAGGCGCCCCGGCGGCCCGGCCTGCATCCCTCTCCCCGACCCCCTTTGTGCCGCCGAGGGCCCCAGAGCCCTTGGGGTGGGGCGGCGGCCGGGTCCCGCCCCTCCGACCCCGCCCGGAGAGGGTTCTGCCCCCGCCGCAGGGTAACGCCCGGAGCCTGACTTAGGGGCGCTCGGCCCAGCTCGGGGAGCGAGCACCGCTCCTTTTCGGACCGGGGATGTTTGGAGGGAAACGCGTTTCCTCCCTGGCTGTGGTCCAGTTAGAGCATCAGGAGTTTGTGAGACGCCACCAATACCCGCACTCGCTTTCCCTCCTGCGGGCGCCCGCCTCCTCGTCTGGCCGAAGTTCGCCAGCCTCCTAGGTATTGATTAGACCCGTGCAATAGGGGAGATGTCAGCTTTCTAAGATGAAAACGAGGCGCCCTTAAATTTATAACCCAACTAGAGCTCTTGCTCTCCAATTAAAAACCTGGTAAGGTGCAGGGTGGCTCATGTCCAGCCAGCCTGCAGAGACCAGGACAGGGGACTTTCATCCAGTCCTGACCCCAGACCAGCTGCCTGGCCACCCTCTCGCAGTGCCCTCGAAGCAGTCGAATCTGGACACACTTATGACACCCAGagactggcctttttttttttttcttctctctctctttcctttttattattcacAAGACTGCGATTGTTTAAATGTCATAACTTATAAGAAAATAAGCtacattgaaataaattaaacacaACGGAGACGTGCTTCAAACATGGCTCAGATAGGATGTGCAACCCCAGGAAAGAAAGCCAGGCAaaaccaaagcaaagcaaatttCCAGGCTGCCCAAAAACATCTGCTTTTCAGTCAACtaaaaaaacgaaaaaacaacaaaaaaaccccaccaagaTAGAAACAAAAATGAGCGTAAACCCCTATGGTTTGTTCTTGAGTGTCATGTTTACCTTTGGAAAAGTATGGAAAGGTGGCTGCTATGCGTGGCGGATTACAGcagaggttttgttttcttctggaatgTGAGTGGAGAATATTATTGGGTTGTTTGGTCCTATAACTTTCAAAATACTGCAGCTGAGATCCAGTTTATATAGATATCTATGTACAAAGTAGGatagtataataaatatttagtgtgTCTTCGGGTGTAGCTGTAGCCCCTTCAAAAGCAGTCTTTTTAAGCCTTTTTAATGAATATACTCTCAATGTGCTTGGGATGTCCAAAGTTGGGGGGGGTGTGACTTTGAGTTTTGCTTCAAACACAGCAGAGGCCACCGTGGTTCCCTCCAGAGCTGTGGCTTCTCCACGGTGGCCCAGGCCCTGGCTCTCCCTGGGCCCTCAGGGTCGGGCCTGCTCCAGCTGCTGATGCTGACTTCTGATAGCGAACCTGCTGACGTGGACGGGGATGGGGACGACGATCTTGGGGTTCCTGGAGGGCTCCCCTGTCTTGGAATTGGCATTGCCAGCCTTGACTCGTTTCCACTTGGCCCGGCGGTTCTGGAACCAAATTTTCACTTGCACCTCGCTGAGTTTGAGGGCGTGGGCGATCTGCGAGCGCTCGGTCAGCGAGAGGTACTTTTTGCAGTGGAACTCCTTCTCCAGCTCGAGCAGCTGCTCACTGGTGAAGGCAGTCCGCCGCCGCCGGTTCTTGCCCGTGGACGTGGTGCTGCCCGCGGCGCCGCCGCTCGGCGGGGTCTCCTCCAGCGCGTGGCCCGGGTCTTCCTCCTTGTGCGCCGCCTGGCCGGTCAGATTGTCATCCGAGCTGTAGTCCAGATCACTCTCCAGCGAGAAGCTCTCCTCCTTGCCCTTCGGGTCATCTTCCACCTTTGACTCGTCTTTCCCTTGCCCTCTGACAGCCCCTACTGAAAGCAAAACCAAACGGCGTTTTATTACATTTCGCACACTcgccttcctctccccttcccaccgTCACTTGGGCCTTTCCCCCCTTAGCGGATTGTCTTTCTATGACATTAACACATTGTGATTTCCTGGCCTTtgaggggcagagaagggggggggggcgtgagAAAGCTCAAAGGAGGAGAGGAGACAGTACAGACGGCGGCCCTTTGCCCAGAACCATCACTCAAGGGGCCGCCAGGCCACGTCTGCATCCTCCCAGCCTCCGGCAGCCTAAGGCCGAAGGAACAGGAGGCGTGAGGCCCAGGAGAGCTTCCTCTTTgtccccggggtgggggctgggtgagGACGGACAGGGAAATTCATGATccatcttgccccccccccctccacggTGAAAATTTACTGAACCTCAATGACACCGCAGCCAAAGTGGGGGCACGGGGGACGTACAGATCCCAGACCgtgtcttttttttgggggggagtgggggggagacAGATAATGTTGGCCGAAGGGAAGTTTTGTAGCCCTAGGAGAAGTTCCCACCAGGAACCCCAACACACCCGCAGACGCACAGCCTCCCGGAATCCGCTTCTCCGGGGCAAGCAGCAAGCCCAGTGACGGGGTTTAACAGGTCTGGGCGCCCCCGAGCACACGCACCGCGGAGACGCGCAGCCCAGTCCGCTACCCCTAAAGGCCGAAACCTCTCCGGGACCCCAGGTCACGGCgcgcgggaggcgggaggcgggaggcgggaggcgggaggcgggagggggtgggggggacagacGCATCCAAAGTCGCCGCCAGACAGCTGGTCCCGGGAGCGAAAtgcacccccaggcccccctgccctAGCTTGTTGCTCGGCCCTAAATGCCCCCCGGAGGCCTCGCGGTGCAGCTCGGCCGCGTCCTCCCGGCTGCTccgggggggaggaggaggcccggGCCGGGGTCGCGCGGGGGCTCGGCCCCAGCGGGAGCCCGGAGCTggctcgcccccgccccctcccgcccccgcgcccgggtCGCGCGCGCCGCCGACTCACCGAGCGACGCCTGCACCGCCTCGGCCGCGGAGAAGGCGAGCAGCGAGCCCTCCTTGGCCAGGAAGCCTTTGCCGTCCTCAGCGTCGGCTTGCAGCGCCTCCGCCTTGTCGAAGTTGCCGCCGCCGGGCAGCGGCTGCGGCGCGAACTTGCGGGCGGCCGCCGCCTCCTGGTGCTGGGGAGACGCGGAGAAGCCTCCAGGCAGCGTGGCCATGAGCGTGGAGGTGAGCGCCATGCCCTGCGCCAAGCTGGAGCAGAAGCCGGTGGGCAGGCTGGGGATCTGGTGGTGGGGGTGCGCCGGCGGCAGCGCGGGCTGCAGCGCGGCCTGGGgcagggcgggcggcggcggcggcggcggcggcagcaccACCGGCCGGTAGGGCATGAACATGGGGTAGCCGGTGTAGACGAAATGGCCGGGGCTGGGCTGCGGCGGGCTGCCGATCAGCGAGTCTATGCTGAAGGCGGTGCTACTCCCCAGCGGGCGCTGCATCATCATCAGCGACGGCGGGAACGCTGCGCTCATAGACGCGCTCGGGAGAGGCCAGCGAGGGGCGAAAAgtccccgcgccgcgccgcgccgctgCCAGGAAGCCCGCCGGGCGCCGGGAGCACAGCCGGGCGCGCCGGGCAGGGGCCGGGCGGGACCCGGGACCCGGAACGCAGGCGCCGCCGACCCTCAGTCCCGGGCCGCGTGCATGCCCGGCGGGGGCGCGAGCGCGAGCGCGAGCGGGCGGTGCGCGGGGTGCGGCCGTGCGCCCCGGAGCGGAGAGGGCCCCCCCGGGCCCCGCGGGCGCGCCGGACCCGCCGCTTCGCCCCGTCGGAGCCCGCGCGCGCGCCGCGTGTGCCACCCTCGGCCCCGGCTCGCAGCCGTCGGTGCGTCCGTCTGTCGCGGCCGCCGTGCGTCGCCTCCCGCGGGCCGCCGGGGAGCGCGCGGAGCCGGCGCACTTGTCCTCGGCGGGCGCCGCCAGCACCTTTAAATCGCGCTCCTCTTTCTCATTCACATTTTGCCTGCTGCCCGGCCTGGCTCGGCTCACGTGGGGCCGGGCGCCGCCGCCTATTGGCTgcgccgggagggggcggggcgcaacggggctccgccccctccccgccgccagGGCCGGCCCCGAGCAGGCTGCGGGCGCCACCGGCGGAGCGCGCGGGCCCGGGAGTCGGAGCCTGCGCGCCGGGCCCGCGCCGCGCAAACTTGAAAGGGGCTTTCGGCCCCGAAGCTGCAGCCAGCCTGGTGGAGGGCAGCTTCCGGGGTTGCGACCCGCCGCGACCGGGCCCAGGGCGCTTGCTTTCTCCCCCCCCAAGCCCCTTGGAACCAACGCAGCGttgggtgctgctgctgctgctgctgctgctgctgctgcgccCGCGGCCCAGCAGAGGTTCCCGGAGTTGGGAACAAGGTCCTGCCCCTTCGCATCCGCCCCCGGGGCGCTGGTCGGGAGCCGGCAGGTCGCAGCCACGCgcgcccgggcgggggcggggagcgcgcAGGCTCCCGCATCCCGACCTGGGCCCTCCTGCGAGCGCTCCCCTTCTCGTTTTTCACCGACGTTCGTAATCACCGCACCTATTTACCCACTTTGCCCGCGCGCACCAAAATAACAAGCCACGATAATTATGATAATAGAGCGAGTCCTTTATCTGGCTCCATCCtcggggaggaaggggggagtcGCGGTGCCTCCGGATTGTCTAACGTTGAGATTATCCTGATGAAAGCTTTATGATGTTTGCTCAAATAAAAGCTGCGTTTTGTAAATAGGCGCTAATTAGGCACGTTGAGAACGGAGGGAGCGCTCACCCCGGCGCCGCCGCCCGGTTCCCTGCGCGAGGATTCGAGGGCGCGCGGTTCCCCTTTGCCTGCCGAGGATGGAGCCGGTTCCCTCCAGACAATGGTAAAACGTGAGAATTTGGGAGTCTGGGAACTGGCCGGGGAGGGAGTGGGACCtggagggggcgggagggaggatGCTCATCACCCCTTCTCAGTGACAAAAAAGAGGAACTTCCAGTTCTTGGAttctcctttaaagaaaaaaaaaggaaggacggaaggaaggaaggaatcattCGTGGCGAGGGCAGCCGGTGCAGTGCGCGCCAGCGCGCGCGGGGCTTCCACGCGCCTCCAGGGCCTCGGCTCCAACTCCCCGGGTCTAGACGTTCTCCCGGAGCGGCCGCCGAGCACCTggctgggggggttgggggggggaggagagcaggGCATTGTTGTATCAGTCATTAAAAATCAGCTCACGCCAGGAGCTAGTGGTTGGGGAGTTGGCCCGTGTTGGACGTGTGTTATGTATCACTTACAAGCACATTTAATTGGGAGATAAAGATAAATCGATCTTTATGAATTTATCGACCCTCTTCTTTGAAGCTCTTCTTTCtcgctcttcttcttctttctctcgcTCTAACCCCAAGgccccccggggaggggggacgTCTTAATTCCAGACCACCTCTTCAGCCGCGCAGTCTGGCCGGGAACCCACTGCCCATCCAAAGGGCCCCCGGAGGGAAGCGAGGAGGGTGCATCCCCGGcgcaccccccctccccgaggGATGGGGAAACTCGCAGGCCCCGCCGCCAGCCGCCCCGGTCCCGctcgcccccctccccacccggaCAAAGACGTCTCGAGCGCGCTTCCCCACTCCAGGCCGCAGTAATAGATGGCTCCGGCGGCAGGCGGTTTGAAAGGAATTCATTAGGGCGCTGCTGACTGTACTGCCTGCACTCCCTTCACGCCCAGACCCCGAGGTGGCCTAGGCGGTGCGAGGGGGAACCGCTGGCATCCGCCGGGCAGGAGGTGTCTGTGGGGTCTCTaagctctctccctccttctgcactcctacaaaagaagaaaaagaagaaaaggaaagagagggagagggagaagaagaaaaaaaaatcgaagcCTGGGGCAAAAGGCTGATTTCTTTATGAGCATAATAAATACTCCCTCTCATTATGAGATAGTTACAGGCACACAGTCTCTGGTTACCTTGTTTTTTCAATACtaagggccaaaaaaaaaaaaaaaattgttcgaCTCCTTGCTTGATTTACGTTGCTACAGCCGGGTCTCTTCGGCGCTTGACACTGGCGTGCCTGTGTAGGCTGTTACTCATTTTACCTAGGCAGCTTTGCCATGCACTTTGCTATTTTGCCATAAAAATATTGTTCTAGGGGCTTCCGTCGCCTGATTACCCTCCGAGAGACAGGGATTCCTTTGATTATTTTGGTGATAGTTCTACATTTAAAGTTCAGCAAGAAGATTTAGGTCCGTTGAATTATAGCTACACTTGAAATAATTTGATGGCATATTATTTGCTTCCATAAATTGCTGTGGAAAGTATTGACTGCGGGGGTTATAATACTAATCTTCTTTTATTAGTGAGTTCAGAGAATTCTCatcaatatgaattttatttactaGTGTGCTTTTTCGCGGATGCAACGCAGTAATATTTTCTCATCTAATGCTTAACTGCTCAGAAAACGACTGTTCGCGTCATAAAAGGATTCTTGTGTTTCGCCGTGATTAACAAGATTCATTCGGGGCACCTCAGCTACCTGCAAAGCGTTCGGAGCGCGGGGACTGCGGGTAATAAAAGCCCTTAGAGTTCTTCCTCGACTCCTCGGAGAGATTGATGGGTAGTGAGCGACAGGTACCTGGTTTATCCAGCCTCCGGATTCCTATCTGCTCACCTCGGGACTGTCTCAAACGGCAGAGCCCTTGGGGTGACTCAGCTCGGCCCAGGCtgtgcgggggggtgggggtggggggttccaCCCGGCACAGATCTTTGCAACTTTGCCTTCGGAGGTTCCCCACCCCTAGCTCCCTCGGAGTGGGAAAAAGGAAGGACCCCACTGCAGGCACATCTGGATCCTCCAAACTCTAGTTAACTTCTgcgaacttttttttttctccccttaggAAGGCTCCCGTGGGGATGAAGTTGGCCCACCCCTTGGGCACTTTCCTCGGCGGTGCCAAGCTGGTGTCAAGATCGCATTAAGCCACTTAAAACCTCAGACGTCAGTAAAAGTGATGGTAATTAAGTTGTCTCCACGCTTCGGGGCTGTCCCAGTCAACGTTTGCATGCAGGTGTATGGCGGCCGAGTATAAAATGCTAAATGCACAAGTAAATGAATATTCATGGAGCAAACTTGCGTTGGCCTGCCGCGTCCAGCCCGGAGGAGGAAGCCCTGCGAACCACGCGTTTTCTTGCTGCCGCCAGGGTGGAGGTAGAGGGCGGTTGTGGACAAGGGGCAGCCGTGGGCGCCCCGGATCTCCATGGGTGCAGAGGAACCCGCAGACCCAACGGGCTGGGTGCTCCCGCCCGCCACCCAGTCCCAGGAGACAGGCTGGTTTCTCTGGCAAccgtgttgtttttatttatagagacTTTGAGTGGCCTGATCATTCGGTCATTGCAGCAGCTCTTGCTCCTGGCAATCGTTGGGAAATAGCTTGGGATGGGTTTTATTTATGGAAGGGCAATTGGGATTCACACCCAGCAAACCCACAACATTCCCTCCCAAGCCCAAGACGCGCTTACAAAGGGGTGCTTGTGTAAAATTCCCCATCAGACACACCAATTTGCAAGTAGCAGAAAGCATTGAAGCCTCAtcttttttaactattttattcagcctttttttttttttttttttttttttaatctgaaagcCCAAAATAGACTCCATGTGGTTCTAAGTGAAGTCAGCCCTTGGCTGGCTTTGAAATAGCTCCTGCAATTATGTAAAAGAGCCATTCACTAACAGAACGGAATTAAAAGGGATCTCGCCCGCTTCCCTTTCATTGCCAACCTCTCCTGTTTGGCTTTTCAAAGCACTTCCAACACGATGTCTTTCTCCAGGACAAAAGGCAGAACAAAAAAAGTCCCCAAACTTGTAAATTGAACGTCAAGGGAACTTTAAACAATTTAAAGCCCataaataatgataaaggggACTGGCAAAAAAGGCAAACCCATTCAATTAATAGAGTTTCCCAAGCAAAGATCAAGTGGTTTATAAAATGAAAGTCTTTGGTTTCATTATTCTCCTCCTTGACCATGCAGAAAGCAGGACAGGGGGTTTTTTCTAAAGCGCCCTGAAGAAGAAGCACTTTGCGGGACTGTGTGTGCTGCGACATTCTTATGGagaaagttttgctttttatccCCCACCCTCAAAGTAGCAGAAACAAAACCACAAACCAGAAACGTGAAGGggaggagactttttttttttttttgcattttcttaggGGAGTTGGAAAATGTTCTCCGCAGGCCTGAAGGCCCGGAAACCTGACCCTTAACACCTGCGctaaccctccccaccccagtgcaggggtggggggtgggggacagggggagCCACGGCTTGGGGGCCTGCAAGCTGTGCCCTCGTGAGATCTAGGGGTCAGAGTCTGGGGTTCCTGCACCGCCCGGGAATGTGGGGGCTGCGGGCGTGGACACGCTGACCTGGCCCCCCCCAACCTGGGCTCAGCTCCAGACCCCCGGCCGAGGCATCCGAAGGCGCGGGCAGGGAGTTCTCATTGCTTTTCGGAACAGCCCCACAGCTTGGAGTGGGGGGTGCGTGACTACTGGGGGTCCTGGATGGTCCTGGAAGCCCGGCGCGGGCGCCCGGGAGCACCCAAcccggggtgggggtcggggtggggagcAAGGGGGATCCTCTGCAGGGCCTACACCCGGCCGCCCTTGGGTTGCCAGGCGGAGGCCGGGCCTGAGGGCTGCAGGTGGGAGCCTGAGGCTGAGACGCGGGGGACCCGGCACCGCCTTGGGTCTGGCCGGGGCTGGCGCGCGGGGTCCGGGAGGCCGCGCGGTCCGCGAAGGCCGCGCCCTGGGCGCTGGGGAGGGAGGCGCTGGCGGCGCGGCGCTGCTCACCTgtctcctcccacctgcccccgcGGATTCCCGCGGCCCCACCTTTCGGGGACTTCAAACGGCCCCCCGCCACCCGGCGCCCGACTTTCATCTCCCCGCACAGCGGGCTTTGTTTGCGGGACTTCACAGATATGCTAATCCCGGGGCCGCGAACCGGGCGGCCTGGGAGGCGCGCAGAGGGCacggaggggtgaggaggggcgcAGGCCggccggggcctggggggctTCCCCGGGGAGGCCCGGGGCCGGGCACGGATGGACGCTGAGGTCGGGGGCTTCGGGCTCGCCGCCCTTGGCCGGCGCGCCCCGTGCGCCCCGTGCGCCCCAGCTCCCGGGAGGGGACCGTGCGTCGGGGGAGGCCGGCCGAGGACTCGCGCGCGGCTGCCTCCCCAGGGCCTCGCAAagcagggccccccacccccgacagcCCGGACCCCTGCGGGCCGGTGGTCTTTTAAAGAGGTTCACCTCGACTTCATCCATTTAACCCCTTCGAAACCACCCTGGGGCGATCCAGGGAGCGTTGGGATCAACAGCTGCCCGCCCCGCCTGGAGGAGCATCCCTCCCACTTTTCACTCCTGCCGGGGTCCCCGAATCAAAAGCAGCCATCGCTCTCCGTTGCTCCTTCCAGAAAGACTTGCAAACCAGAGCGCGCGTGGGCTTTGGTTCCCCGCTCCTTCCGATTAGAAAGCGTCTCCCAGAGAGGAGGACACCGGCTTCCAGGGAGGCTTTGGGTGCAAACGCGAGGGAGAGACGTTGGCTACCTGGGGAGGGAGCCTGAGAATGGCCTCTGTCACTCCTGTGGAGTTCAGGGCAAAAGGTCTCAGTGAAATTTCCCTTCCCGGTCAGCTCACCTAGAAAAGCTCCAGGTGGGTGGGTATGTGTGTACCTGACCAACCTACCTCCACTGAGATTTTCCCAGAAGACAGCTTTGACTTCTTCTAGGGACAGGGGTGCAAAGAGGGGCCCCTTGAAATGTCAGGCTTTCCCAAAGAGAGGGCGGCAGGGGTGTGTGCTGCTGGGGGCGAAGAGCCCTTCGATTAGCCCTTGATTCTGGGAAGTTAACAATAGAGGCCAACCCCTTCTAAAAAGGCAGACAGGGACCCTTTGCTTACAACAGAGCACCCAGTTTCCAGAACCGAGAAAGGAAAGGTGCTGGCTCCAGAGCCACTGGGATGGACGCATTCCACACTGGAGATAGACCCCAGTGTGCATCCTTGACTCTTGTTTGAGAGGCTGACAAGATGCTGAGCACCCGCGTCCAGGAGGAGGGCAGTCAGTAGAGACTGGCCACAGAACTTACCACTCCTCTCCATCCTCTTTGACTCACCTGTCCCCTTTGCTCAAGGACCTGAGGTGAGCGGTTGGCCATCGGCCATGAGGGAGTGTGAGCCAGTTTCCTTGGGTGAGGCTTGCGAAGTGAAATGTGAGTAGTAGGCACCTGTATTGCCAGGCGGGGACAGTCTCAAACCGTTCCCTGGCTACATCGTGCACGCCCCCGTCTTGATTGCTCTCTGCTACCGCCTGGGAAGCTCGCAGTGGTAGGAGAAGGAGAGCATCCTTGTTTTTAGGCCTCTTCATTGTCCCTGCTCCCTCAGGTTCCCTAAACTTACAGCCCCTCACTGGTGGTGGTTGCAGAAATCATTGGAGATGCTGACCTGCCAGGCCTCCGAAACAGAAGAGACTTGGAATTTCCCCTGCTTGTCATCTGGAAAAATACAGGGAGACTGAGTTTGTCTGACTTTGCGGCCAACGGTTATCTCCCTTATGCGTGTAACCATGAGGTCCCTGAACTGTAGGGGAAAAGGAAACCAAGAGCAAGGATGGAGAGCAAACTCAAGCATCCCCAAGTGTTTTCATCCAGGGGCCAAACTGCTAGAGCACTTGTCCATCACACAGGAGAAAAAGGGAATGAGGAGAGAGGAGCTCTTTGAGGCCCAGCAGGAAAAATCCAGAAAACTCGAACGCTGTCCCATTACTGTCCTAGGGGAAACTTCAGGATTTTGTaggaaaggaaaacttttttttttttttttttttgtggggcaTGTTGCCCTTGTACATGTGTCTGTGTTGAGAGTGACTgccttccttgcttctttccctccctcccaccttccttcctttctttgaacagagagaaagcatgttGCTCATACCTTACTATCCAGTGTTTATTCTCCACAGTGACTTTGAAACATCCTTCGAGGGGAAGTTATTCACATGGGTGACCACACTGAGGTAAGGGCTGCCTGTGAGGATGTTGCCATGGACCCCAGGAGAAGGGTTTGGGGGCTGCTTCTGGGGGTCCCAGCAGAGCAGCCATCAGGGTGGGATGGCAGGCCTGatagtggggcaggggcagggtttGGGGAGCGGGCCTCTCATAGGCCTCGGTCTCCAgctctccccttcccctgggcATGTGTGAAAAACTAGGTTCTGCTGGGAAATGAGCCAAAGCCAGAAGCAATCCTGCTTGTCTCCACCCGGACAAACCTTCTGTTCTCTGAAGTCTGGGACAATAATGAACGTGCAGCTTCAGAAGCAGCAGAAATTGATCATGGTGGCGCAGAGAGTGAGGGTGATTGACATCATGTGACCAATCTGATGCATTCACTGAGTTCAGGGGACTTTCCTCCTCCCACCTTGGTCACCATGTCCTCTCCTTTTattcaataattttgtttttgagaagatGAGTATTGTAGAACCTGTTTGTCATTGTGCTGTGATAGTCCTCCCTTATCTTTTGGTTATTATAATTTCCACCTATTCTAAGTTTCTCTCAGACCCCCTTAAATTGCAACAAACATGCATCACcaccaccaaaggaaaaaaaaaaaacaagaacaagaaccaaaaaaaaaaaaaaaaaaaaaaaagaaagaaagaaagaaagaaaaaccccaGGACACTTAAGAAATGAGAGACTTTTAAAAGTTCAACTTCATTCTAACCCAAACAGCATTCAAATTCAGTTCATTCTGTATTATTGAATGTTATTTGGAAATTTATACTTTAAGATGTAATGGACTGAATACTTTCTTGTATTTTGCAACAGAAATTTCACATTGTCAAGGTAATGATGTAACAAGGCTATTTCCTATCTGTAAACAGAACCCAAATGTGTATTAcgtattttaataaatgaatgaaggaatgacaGGAAACATTTTTGAGGCTTCACAGTTTCCAAAGGATTAACCGCCTGAAAAGCGACCTGGGTGTGCAGAGCGCTCGGGGATCCGCATCGCCCCCTATGGGCCATGGGAGTAATGGCATCTGCTTTGGAGCCTGTTTGGGCTCCGCGGTTCCAGGGGAGTAGATGGATCCCC
This genomic interval carries:
- the GBX2 gene encoding homeobox protein GBX-2 isoform X2, which gives rise to MSAAFPPSLMMMQRPLGSSTAFSIDSLIGSPPQPSPGHFVYTGYPMFMPYRPVVLPPPPPPPPALPQAALQPALPPAHPHHQIPSLPTGFCSSLAQGMALTSTLMATLPGGFSASPQHQEAAAARKFAPQPLPGGGNFDKAEALQADAEDGKGFLAKEGSLLAFSAAEAVQASLGAVRGQGKDESKVEDDPKGKEESFSLESDLDYSSDDNLTGQAAHKEEDPGHALEETPPSGGAAGSTTSTGKNRRRRTAFTSEQLLELEKEFHCKKYLSLTERSQIAHALKLSEVQVKIWFQNRRAKWKRVKAGNANSKTGEPSRNPKIVVPIPVHVSRFAIRSQHQQLEQARP
- the GBX2 gene encoding homeobox protein GBX-2 isoform X1, which codes for MSAAFPPSLMMMQRPLGSSTAFSIDSLIGSPPQPSPGHFVYTGYPMFMPYRPVVLPPPPPPPPALPQAALQPALPPAHPHHQIPSLPTGFCSSLAQGMALTSTLMATLPGGFSASPQHQEAAAARKFAPQPLPGGGNFDKAEALQADAEDGKGFLAKEGSLLAFSAAEAVQASLVGAVRGQGKDESKVEDDPKGKEESFSLESDLDYSSDDNLTGQAAHKEEDPGHALEETPPSGGAAGSTTSTGKNRRRRTAFTSEQLLELEKEFHCKKYLSLTERSQIAHALKLSEVQVKIWFQNRRAKWKRVKAGNANSKTGEPSRNPKIVVPIPVHVSRFAIRSQHQQLEQARP